A single Campylobacter hyointestinalis subsp. hyointestinalis DNA region contains:
- a CDS encoding cytochrome c3 family protein, with product MLKIFKIFLTICVGLSISSFAANLDLNKFTKENYPIKAHHEKLGFDCKNCHKEKNPNEYKALKTDECLSCHKSYKRLAERSGHLGYDDNIHSSPHYPNMDCNNCHKSHKSSQNYCVMCHSQDGMKKILVP from the coding sequence ATGTTAAAAATTTTTAAGATATTTTTAACGATATGTGTTGGACTATCTATAAGCTCTTTTGCCGCAAATTTAGATCTTAATAAATTTACGAAAGAAAATTATCCTATAAAAGCTCATCACGAGAAACTTGGATTTGACTGCAAAAATTGTCATAAAGAAAAAAATCCAAACGAATATAAAGCTTTAAAAACAGATGAGTGCTTGAGCTGTCATAAGAGCTACAAACGTTTGGCTGAGAGAAGCGGTCACCTTGGATATGATGATAATATACACAGTAGTCCGCACTATCCTAATATGGATTGCAATAACTGCCATAAGTCACACAAGTCTTCACAAAATTATTGTGTAATGTGCCATTCACAAGATGGTATGAAAAAAATATTGGTGCCATAA
- a CDS encoding proton-conducting transporter transmembrane domain-containing protein, whose protein sequence is MLEFIYLGFFLLGILGLAGYKAPNFISYVVFGLLSILCFVASLFFISNLQSEYGFRLGGNFLFEPSFLITPLGGFFSFIIVFIGFGASLYSLGYIKNMKRESNLSVFAALFSFFILTMLLVVSSNNVFGFIVLWEIMTLLSVLLLKFSDEPGSNKTVMIYLGIAQVGAFCIIIALLILSYFANSSEFSGWVNLQIPQTAALIILILLFIGFGSKAGVFPLHVHSPLAYPLAKSNISALMSGVMSKIAIFGLIKFSLMLQILPSFALSVIIFGAISAILGISYALVQTQYKKLIAYSSVENIGIILLGVGVGFYGVSINEPTLILLGFVGGLFHTLNHSVFKSLLFFGAGDIHLATGQKDMTNLGGLAKKMPLSAFFILIACISISALPPLNGFVSEWFIYRSMLFGGLDESLLARAIFSLSIVALAITGALVVYAFIRLYGSIFCGVCKNENIDIKKRSLFISFAMGILAISCIYLGIASNNILGMLTSVVLSLVPNTDLSVNINTISLPLIALLLCMLFILPFILYGLFGANMSRARQSEPWACGFKFNPQMSMNSNSFVGDFKRLFGKLFKFKPEFSQNSYFKPAVYKNDTKDFWWDLLYEPIIKFNAFIADKIGVFQNGRSNFYVVYILIYLYAMLVAGFYFLGA, encoded by the coding sequence ATGCTTGAGTTTATATATCTTGGATTTTTCTTACTTGGAATTTTAGGATTAGCAGGATATAAAGCGCCGAATTTTATATCGTACGTCGTTTTTGGTCTTTTAAGCATACTTTGCTTCGTTGCAAGTCTATTTTTTATATCGAACTTACAAAGCGAATACGGCTTTAGACTTGGCGGAAATTTTTTATTTGAACCTAGCTTTTTGATAACTCCGCTTGGAGGATTTTTTAGCTTTATCATCGTTTTTATAGGATTTGGAGCTAGTTTGTACTCGCTTGGCTATATAAAAAATATGAAAAGAGAGTCAAATTTGAGCGTTTTTGCGGCTCTATTTTCGTTTTTTATACTCACGATGCTACTTGTCGTATCTAGCAACAATGTCTTTGGTTTTATAGTTTTATGGGAGATAATGACTCTGCTCTCAGTACTATTGCTCAAATTTAGCGATGAGCCAGGTAGCAATAAAACCGTTATGATCTATCTAGGCATAGCGCAGGTAGGGGCGTTTTGTATCATCATCGCTCTTTTGATACTCTCATATTTTGCTAATAGTTCTGAGTTTAGCGGATGGGTAAATTTACAAATTCCTCAAACCGCGGCTCTTATTATTTTAATACTTTTATTTATAGGATTTGGCAGCAAGGCAGGAGTTTTTCCTTTACATGTTCATTCGCCACTAGCCTATCCATTAGCAAAGTCAAATATATCTGCTTTGATGAGCGGAGTTATGTCAAAGATAGCTATATTTGGACTTATTAAATTTAGTTTGATGCTTCAAATTTTACCCAGTTTTGCTTTAAGCGTTATCATTTTTGGTGCAATTAGCGCAATTCTTGGTATATCTTACGCGTTAGTTCAAACACAATACAAAAAGCTTATAGCATATAGTTCGGTTGAAAATATCGGGATAATCTTACTTGGCGTAGGAGTTGGATTTTATGGCGTGAGCATAAACGAGCCTACTTTGATATTACTTGGTTTTGTAGGCGGACTTTTTCACACTTTAAACCACTCTGTTTTTAAATCTCTTCTGTTTTTTGGAGCTGGAGATATCCACCTAGCAACTGGTCAAAAAGATATGACAAACCTTGGCGGACTTGCTAAAAAGATGCCGCTTAGCGCATTTTTTATTTTGATCGCTTGTATAAGTATATCGGCTCTTCCGCCGTTAAACGGATTTGTTAGCGAATGGTTTATATACCGTTCTATGCTATTTGGCGGGCTTGATGAGAGCTTGCTAGCAAGAGCTATATTTAGCCTTAGTATAGTAGCATTAGCGATAACTGGCGCTTTGGTAGTTTATGCTTTTATAAGGCTTTATGGATCGATATTTTGTGGCGTTTGTAAAAACGAAAATATAGATATCAAAAAGAGATCTTTGTTTATATCTTTTGCAATGGGAATTTTAGCCATAAGCTGCATTTATCTAGGTATTGCTTCAAATAATATTTTAGGAATGCTTACAAGCGTGGTGCTTAGCTTAGTACCAAATACAGATCTTAGCGTAAATATAAACACTATCTCGCTTCCGCTTATAGCTTTACTGCTTTGTATGTTATTTATATTACCATTTATATTGTATGGTTTATTTGGCGCAAATATGAGCAGAGCCAGACAGAGCGAGCCTTGGGCTTGCGGATTTAAATTTAATCCGCAAATGAGTATGAACTCAAATTCATTTGTCGGGGATTTTAAAAGATTGTTTGGCAAATTATTTAAATTTAAGCCTGAATTTAGCCAAAATAGCTATTTTAAACCGGCGGTTTATAAGAACGATACCAAAGATTTTTGGTGGGATCTGCTTTATGAGCCGATCATCAAATTTAACGCATTTATAGCGGATAAAATAGGTGTTTTTCAAAACGGACGGAGCAACTTTTACGTAGTATATATACTAATTTATCTTTATGCTATGCTTGTAGCTGGATTTTACTTTTTGGGGGCTTAG
- a CDS encoding flavocytochrome c, which produces MNSRRKFLGSLCALTSAAMLKANSFSDEQFKWDEEWDVLVVGSGFAGTAAACQAIDEGAKTLLIDKMPVLGGNSAINGGAFAVVNSSFQKVRGIEDSYELYVKDILKAGLGLNRMDLVEVIAKNGNDAYEYTLKKGVYYRDALGQFGGHSVPRTIWPEINSGGKITIPLQEYIMKSGGTIRTRVVLDDFVRDDNGKIIGAKVRENYDFIFDPLKNEDDNKSGIVKFYKINGGVVMATGGFAYDVNFRQTVDPKLTADLDCTNHYGATAYALKTMMRNGADTVDLKWIQLGPWGSPDEKGFGIAPVFAIPAFSYGVMVDARTGKRFVNELADRKIRSDAILKMHKNPDGSITHPVVICDSIGAQGTTKANVQRGIDKKVIRVFDTLKELADFYKIPYEGLKKTVDDYTRYSKNGKDEEFDKPFFKFNDMIPDLTKPPFYAWQALPKVHHTMGGVKIDTEARVIDKNGNIIEGLFSAGEAVGGPHGASRLGSCAIPDCLVFGRIAGKNAANLAKKEKKC; this is translated from the coding sequence ATGAATAGTAGAAGAAAATTTTTAGGTAGTCTATGCGCTCTTACATCAGCTGCCATGTTAAAAGCTAATAGCTTTAGCGATGAGCAGTTTAAGTGGGACGAAGAATGGGACGTTTTGGTAGTTGGATCGGGATTTGCCGGTACGGCTGCTGCTTGTCAAGCAATTGATGAGGGTGCAAAAACATTACTTATAGATAAAATGCCAGTTCTTGGCGGAAACTCAGCCATAAATGGCGGAGCGTTTGCAGTTGTAAATTCAAGCTTTCAAAAGGTTCGCGGTATAGAGGATTCTTATGAACTTTACGTAAAAGATATTTTAAAAGCCGGACTTGGGTTAAATAGAATGGATCTAGTAGAGGTTATAGCTAAAAACGGAAATGACGCTTATGAATATACGTTAAAAAAAGGCGTGTATTACAGAGACGCGCTAGGTCAGTTCGGCGGACATTCTGTTCCAAGAACGATTTGGCCAGAAATAAACTCGGGCGGTAAAATCACGATACCTTTGCAAGAATACATTATGAAAAGTGGCGGAACGATCAGGACTAGAGTCGTGTTAGATGATTTTGTAAGAGATGATAATGGAAAAATTATCGGAGCAAAAGTTAGGGAAAACTATGACTTTATCTTTGATCCTTTAAAAAATGAAGATGATAATAAAAGCGGTATCGTGAAATTCTATAAGATAAATGGCGGAGTCGTTATGGCAACAGGCGGCTTTGCTTATGACGTAAATTTCAGACAAACAGTTGATCCAAAACTAACTGCAGATTTAGACTGTACAAATCACTATGGTGCAACGGCATACGCTCTAAAAACTATGATGAGAAATGGCGCTGATACGGTTGATCTAAAATGGATACAACTAGGACCTTGGGGAAGCCCAGATGAAAAAGGATTTGGTATAGCTCCTGTTTTTGCGATACCTGCGTTTAGTTATGGTGTAATGGTCGATGCAAGAACTGGAAAAAGATTTGTCAATGAGCTTGCCGATAGAAAAATTCGCTCAGATGCCATTTTGAAAATGCATAAAAATCCAGACGGAAGCATAACTCATCCAGTTGTTATATGTGATAGTATCGGCGCACAAGGCACTACAAAAGCAAACGTACAAAGAGGAATCGACAAAAAAGTCATAAGGGTTTTTGATACGCTTAAAGAATTAGCGGATTTTTATAAAATTCCATACGAAGGGCTTAAAAAAACAGTTGATGATTATACTAGGTATTCAAAAAATGGAAAAGACGAAGAGTTTGATAAACCGTTTTTTAAATTTAACGATATGATCCCAGATCTCACAAAACCGCCTTTTTACGCATGGCAAGCTTTACCAAAAGTTCATCATACTATGGGCGGAGTAAAAATAGACACCGAAGCTAGAGTTATAGACAAAAACGGAAATATCATCGAAGGGCTTTTTTCTGCCGGAGAAGCAGTTGGCGGACCGCACGGAGCTAGCAGGCTTGGAAGTTGCGCTATACCTGATTGTTTAGTGTTTGGAAGGATAGCTGGTAAAAACGCTGCTAATCTAGCAAAAAAGGAGAAAAAATGTTAA
- a CDS encoding sensor histidine kinase, whose translation MKEILYKNNIFIVFSIFFLLLMIGNYYLNRSFVKEVLTNEQLSILKNSSDKIQEWLENKKTSLKFISLLVSNFDHTKEQNTIQDILIRSQQIANFSSTYVGYENNTMLSSRLFQSPKDYAPTQRPWYINTVLQNGIYITKPYLDVGLKIPVISICQSIKRENELQGVICGVISFESIKNEILDLRLENGYIFLIDEDLNILLHPDNKIGLSKVKFDIENLNLIKPLSHETQNEILNFKPLENSKLILVAKTLKDNIYNKINEQFIINLIIYAISIILFLILAYFYNKRLERQSKIFEEAKREYEVLLFQQTKMAELGQMIAALSHQWIQPLNSLGIFLGNLMQFKKMNKLSDEIFYDNIARSLQNIDYMSKTMDMFKNFYKIEKDVQEFNIQKAINDTICVLFPVKSTIDIKVTVAKGVIPMCKNYINEFKQITACLIQNSKQILQNSKNKKRTRIVVNIKQTQTHFIIRVIDNGDGIAQNFKDNVFTPFMSTKGSSGLGLYISKLIANKKCGGDLYVSRYKNPTIFTLTILKKVRDDR comes from the coding sequence ATGAAAGAGATATTATACAAAAATAATATCTTTATAGTATTTTCTATATTTTTCTTATTGCTTATGATAGGAAATTATTACCTAAATCGCTCATTTGTGAAAGAAGTTCTCACAAATGAGCAGCTTAGTATTTTAAAAAATTCAAGCGACAAGATACAAGAGTGGCTTGAAAATAAAAAAACTAGTCTTAAATTTATTAGTCTGCTCGTCTCAAATTTCGACCATACAAAAGAGCAAAATACGATACAAGATATACTTATTAGAAGTCAGCAAATAGCAAATTTTTCAAGCACATACGTCGGATATGAAAACAATACTATGCTTTCTAGCAGATTATTTCAAAGCCCCAAAGATTATGCGCCAACGCAAAGACCTTGGTATATAAATACTGTTTTGCAAAATGGAATTTATATCACCAAACCATATCTTGATGTCGGACTTAAAATCCCAGTTATATCGATTTGTCAAAGTATAAAAAGAGAAAATGAACTACAAGGCGTGATATGCGGTGTGATATCTTTCGAGAGTATAAAAAATGAAATTTTGGACTTAAGACTAGAAAACGGATATATATTTTTGATAGACGAAGATCTTAACATCTTGCTTCACCCAGACAATAAAATAGGGCTTTCCAAAGTAAAATTTGACATAGAAAATTTGAATTTGATCAAACCATTAAGCCATGAAACACAAAATGAAATCCTAAATTTCAAGCCACTTGAAAACTCAAAGTTGATTTTAGTAGCAAAAACGCTAAAAGATAATATATACAACAAAATAAACGAGCAGTTTATAATAAATCTTATAATATATGCTATCAGTATTATTTTGTTTTTGATATTGGCTTACTTTTATAATAAAAGATTGGAGCGACAATCAAAAATATTTGAAGAGGCAAAAAGAGAATATGAGGTTCTTTTGTTTCAACAAACTAAAATGGCGGAACTTGGTCAGATGATAGCGGCGCTTTCTCATCAGTGGATACAGCCTTTAAATTCACTTGGAATTTTTCTTGGAAATTTGATGCAGTTTAAAAAAATGAATAAACTAAGCGATGAAATTTTTTATGACAATATCGCTAGATCTTTACAAAATATAGATTATATGTCAAAAACTATGGATATGTTTAAGAACTTTTATAAGATCGAAAAAGACGTTCAAGAATTCAATATACAAAAAGCGATAAACGATACGATATGCGTTCTTTTTCCAGTAAAATCAACGATAGATATCAAAGTTACTGTGGCAAAAGGCGTTATACCGATGTGTAAAAACTATATAAATGAGTTCAAGCAGATAACGGCTTGTTTGATCCAAAATTCAAAACAAATTTTGCAAAACAGTAAAAACAAAAAAAGAACTAGAATAGTGGTCAATATAAAACAAACTCAAACGCATTTTATCATCAGAGTCATCGATAACGGTGATGGAATAGCTCAAAATTTCAAAGATAATGTTTTTACTCCTTTTATGAGTACAAAAGGTAGCTCTGGACTTGGTTTGTATATATCAAAGTTAATAGCAAATAAAAAATGCGGCGGAGATCTGTATGTAAGCAGATATAAAAATCCGACTATTTTTACGCTAACGATACTAAAAAAGGTAAGAGATGATAGATGA
- a CDS encoding cytochrome c3 family protein, with protein sequence MKNIFIKICLFCIVVFVIFFGGNSLIHATSDDKFCTVCHEWMDPMVEAYGQSIHGGANNHGFKASCASCHLPNDSYVKYVFKKGLNGISEATHMVFNDAKDMDWQGNRKNREKFVYDSGCISCHQTILDINSSNQNINDMHKLYAVSIQNKDKKLSCVSCHKTVGHKNLGKILYEIKHPPVGDWGDEIKK encoded by the coding sequence ATGAAAAATATTTTTATAAAAATTTGCCTATTTTGTATTGTTGTATTCGTCATATTTTTTGGCGGTAACTCTTTGATACATGCTACAAGTGACGATAAATTTTGTACCGTTTGTCACGAATGGATGGATCCTATGGTGGAGGCTTATGGGCAAAGCATTCACGGAGGCGCAAATAATCACGGATTTAAGGCGAGTTGTGCGAGTTGCCATTTACCTAATGATAGTTATGTAAAATACGTTTTCAAAAAAGGTTTGAACGGTATCAGCGAAGCTACTCATATGGTTTTTAACGATGCAAAAGATATGGATTGGCAAGGTAACAGAAAAAATCGTGAGAAATTTGTATATGATAGCGGTTGCATAAGTTGTCATCAAACAATTTTAGATATAAACTCAAGCAATCAAAATATCAATGATATGCATAAGCTATATGCGGTATCTATTCAAAATAAAGATAAAAAACTAAGTTGCGTAAGCTGTCATAAAACAGTAGGTCATAAAAATTTGGGTAAAATACTGTATGAGATCAAACATCCGCCTGTTGGAGACTGGGGAGATGAGATAAAAAAATAA
- a CDS encoding response regulator transcription factor, producing MIDENILKKLKNISVLLVEDDENTRFAITQSLQFYCKKIDVASDGLEGFDKFFKDNFDIVVTDINLPNLNGLEMLDEIKKRAPHVASIIITSYDTSENILASIELGAYNYLRKPFKIEELQITILMATKNLYDNKISLKDGYEYDLASKILYKNADMISFTKIESKLLYLLVSNIDKIVSYEMIENFVWGDKAMSSEALRMVIKKIRLKTKNDIIENISGVGYRVISKK from the coding sequence ATGATAGATGAAAATATACTTAAAAAACTAAAAAATATATCGGTTTTGCTTGTTGAAGATGATGAAAATACAAGATTTGCGATAACTCAATCCTTGCAGTTTTACTGCAAAAAAATAGATGTCGCAAGTGACGGGCTTGAGGGATTTGATAAATTTTTTAAAGATAATTTTGATATCGTCGTTACTGATATAAATTTACCGAATTTAAACGGTCTTGAGATGCTAGATGAGATTAAAAAAAGAGCTCCGCACGTAGCATCTATCATAATCACATCATATGACACAAGTGAAAACATACTTGCAAGTATCGAGCTTGGAGCGTACAATTATCTTAGAAAGCCTTTTAAGATCGAAGAGCTTCAAATAACTATTTTAATGGCTACAAAAAATTTATACGACAATAAAATATCCTTAAAAGACGGCTATGAGTATGACTTGGCTTCAAAAATACTCTACAAAAACGCAGATATGATTTCATTTACGAAAATAGAATCAAAACTTCTGTATCTGCTCGTGAGCAATATAGATAAAATAGTGAGTTACGAAATGATCGAAAATTTCGTATGGGGCGATAAGGCGATGAGTAGCGAAGCTTTGCGTATGGTAATCAAAAAGATAAGATTAAAAACCAAAAATGATATCATAGAAAATATTTCAGGCGTTGGATATAGAGTAATATCAAAAAAGTAA
- a CDS encoding HAL/PAL/TAL family ammonia-lyase: MKSFMILSAVAALALSLNASSVTLDGSNVTSRDIVDIANGAKVSIDQNAFSKVKKAHEILLNAAKDGQKIYGLTVGVGLNKDKNFVDAKGNLDPEVIKASTDFNIGLIHAHCGGVGEDLPLQTVRAILATRLNNMLFAGAGVQEEVIHLYQEFLNQDILPVMPSSGSMGEADITILGHIGLAMLGEGKVYYKGVKMNASEALQKAGLKKLSPFGKDSLSILSSNAYSAALANLALEDFKQAFEVSKTVFALSLEALNGNVAPFLPEATSLRPYPSFVSTAKEIREILKGSYLWEQNSERALQDPLSYRDATYLFAALKSSIDELEKLMQIQLNSSDDNPGIYIGKSSKDASFQENKLFTNGGAVVPTSNFEPLLWVVEFEKASIVLAHNSKASAHRTIKLSDDGFTHLSRFLGTDKTVHAFGAMQKPFVSLAGENEFLANPASLDYSPVAGNIEDIATNAPFVVQKFQKQIDNFYHILGMELIHAAQAIDLRKQKDPNLKLSKSTQKLYDEYRKVVKFMDIDRPLSDDFKNSAKFLKDYK, encoded by the coding sequence ATGAAAAGTTTTATGATTTTATCTGCTGTAGCAGCGTTGGCTCTTAGCTTAAATGCTAGTAGCGTAACATTAGACGGTAGTAACGTAACGTCTCGCGATATAGTAGATATAGCAAATGGAGCAAAGGTGAGCATTGATCAAAATGCTTTTTCAAAAGTAAAAAAAGCACATGAAATTTTGCTTAATGCCGCAAAGGACGGTCAAAAAATTTATGGACTAACAGTCGGCGTCGGTCTTAATAAAGATAAAAATTTCGTTGATGCAAAAGGAAATTTAGATCCAGAAGTCATCAAAGCATCAACGGATTTTAACATAGGTCTTATACACGCTCATTGTGGCGGTGTTGGTGAAGATCTACCGCTTCAAACAGTAAGAGCGATCCTTGCAACGAGACTTAATAATATGCTTTTTGCCGGAGCTGGTGTTCAAGAAGAGGTTATACATCTTTATCAAGAGTTTTTAAATCAAGACATACTTCCTGTTATGCCAAGTAGTGGTTCAATGGGCGAAGCTGATATCACTATACTAGGACACATCGGTCTTGCGATGTTAGGAGAGGGTAAGGTCTATTATAAAGGTGTAAAAATGAACGCCAGCGAGGCTTTGCAAAAAGCAGGGCTTAAAAAACTATCACCGTTTGGTAAAGATAGTTTGTCTATATTGAGTTCAAACGCTTACTCAGCAGCACTTGCAAATCTTGCGCTTGAAGATTTTAAACAAGCATTTGAAGTTTCAAAAACAGTATTTGCGCTCAGTTTAGAGGCTTTAAACGGTAATGTTGCTCCATTTTTACCAGAAGCTACTAGTTTAAGACCTTATCCAAGCTTTGTCTCAACTGCAAAAGAGATAAGAGAGATCTTAAAAGGTAGCTATCTTTGGGAACAAAACAGTGAGAGAGCTTTGCAAGATCCGCTTAGTTATAGGGACGCTACGTATCTGTTTGCCGCACTTAAAAGCAGCATCGACGAATTAGAAAAACTAATGCAAATTCAGCTAAATTCCTCAGACGATAATCCAGGAATTTATATAGGAAAAAGTTCAAAAGATGCTAGTTTTCAAGAAAATAAACTATTTACAAACGGTGGCGCTGTTGTTCCTACATCAAATTTTGAGCCGTTACTTTGGGTAGTTGAGTTTGAAAAAGCGTCTATAGTTTTAGCTCATAACTCAAAAGCTTCAGCACACAGAACTATAAAATTATCAGACGATGGTTTCACTCATCTTAGTAGATTTTTAGGCACAGATAAAACCGTCCACGCTTTTGGAGCTATGCAAAAACCTTTTGTGTCACTAGCAGGTGAAAATGAATTTCTAGCAAATCCCGCTTCGCTTGATTACTCTCCTGTAGCAGGAAATATAGAAGATATTGCGACAAATGCGCCGTTTGTAGTTCAAAAGTTCCAAAAACAGATAGATAACTTTTATCATATTTTAGGTATGGAACTCATCCACGCAGCGCAAGCTATCGATCTAAGAAAACAAAAAGACCCAAATTTAAAACTATCAAAATCTACACAAAAATTATATGATGAGTATAGAAAAGTCGTTAAATTTATGGATATAGATAGACCTTTAAGCGACGATTTCAAAAATTCGGCGAAATTTTTGAAAGATTATAAATAA
- the moaC gene encoding cyclic pyranopterin monophosphate synthase MoaC has product MLTHLNEQNLPKMVDVGNKNITRRIALASGNIKMSRDAYNAIKENTGKKGPVLQTAVVAAVMGAKKTSELIPMTHPLPITSVNINVTSLEELPGFKLEAEVITDGKTGVEMEALTSVSVGLLTIYDMIKAIDKSMMISEIVLERKSGGKSGDYRRADA; this is encoded by the coding sequence ATGCTAACACACTTAAATGAACAAAATTTACCAAAAATGGTTGATGTAGGAAATAAAAATATAACAAGAAGAATAGCGCTCGCAAGCGGTAATATCAAAATGTCTAGAGACGCCTATAATGCTATCAAAGAAAACACTGGTAAAAAAGGTCCAGTTCTACAAACAGCTGTAGTAGCTGCGGTTATGGGTGCTAAAAAAACAAGCGAACTCATACCTATGACACATCCTCTTCCTATAACTTCAGTAAATATAAATGTTACCAGTCTTGAAGAGCTTCCGGGGTTTAAGTTAGAAGCCGAGGTCATAACAGACGGTAAAACAGGAGTAGAAATGGAAGCGCTAACTAGCGTAAGCGTAGGTCTACTCACGATATATGATATGATAAAAGCCATAGATAAATCAATGATGATAAGCGAGATAGTCCTAGAAAGAAAAAGTGGTGGGAAAAGTGGAGATTACAGGAGAGCGGATGCCTAG
- a CDS encoding Opr family porin produces the protein MKKSTFLLVSMIASMALASSDTLQSALKDGTFSGDISAFSETRHINEGQKSVYYNNTSYIIGSVGLKYESDFYKNFKFVTGFRGTTPLYEKDKNYKTLHGTGDSTERIYEDDRMMLSNLYLEYNAYDTSVKVGRQEMITDWVGKINDGVRVTNNSIENLTLDAIWTRAQGRVYMKEMWGFKSINKDNGGLFNLGGTYKFDNGLGFKAYGLYADEVFSALGAKIFYDGQVSDELGVGGTIHYAQSDEDKNKDDGSVFEGLLYAKYLDTKLTLGYVKSGKEIGWGSLNMAGDQIVQFEEGDVMYERDAKTFYAMLSTSIADLSLTGIFGTTEYKLKGGDDTDYRQNEFSAWLSYPIMKNLQGLLIYDQVFKAQAGYPSLTQVGVGLIYSF, from the coding sequence ATGAAAAAAAGTACATTTTTGCTTGTTTCAATGATCGCTAGTATGGCTTTAGCAAGTAGTGATACGTTGCAAAGTGCGCTTAAAGATGGTACGTTTAGCGGAGATATCTCCGCTTTTTCAGAAACTCGTCATATAAATGAAGGTCAAAAAAGCGTTTATTATAATAATACATCATATATCATAGGCTCTGTTGGCTTAAAATACGAAAGCGATTTTTATAAAAATTTCAAATTTGTAACAGGTTTTAGAGGTACTACTCCTCTATATGAAAAAGATAAAAATTATAAAACATTGCACGGAACTGGAGATTCTACGGAGAGAATTTACGAAGACGATAGGATGATGTTGTCAAATTTATATTTAGAATACAACGCATACGATACGTCTGTTAAAGTAGGTCGTCAAGAGATGATAACTGACTGGGTCGGTAAGATAAATGACGGAGTTAGAGTGACAAACAACTCTATAGAAAACTTGACTTTGGACGCTATCTGGACACGCGCTCAAGGTAGAGTTTATATGAAAGAGATGTGGGGTTTTAAAAGTATAAATAAAGACAACGGTGGACTTTTTAACCTCGGTGGAACTTATAAATTTGATAATGGACTTGGATTTAAAGCGTACGGTTTGTACGCAGATGAGGTATTTTCAGCTCTTGGCGCAAAGATCTTCTATGATGGACAAGTAAGCGATGAGCTTGGTGTTGGCGGTACCATTCATTATGCCCAAAGCGACGAAGATAAAAACAAAGATGATGGTAGCGTTTTTGAGGGATTGCTCTATGCTAAATACTTAGATACGAAACTTACTTTGGGATATGTAAAATCAGGTAAAGAGATCGGCTGGGGTAGTTTAAATATGGCTGGAGATCAAATCGTTCAATTTGAAGAGGGCGATGTAATGTATGAAAGAGATGCTAAGACTTTTTATGCGATGTTGTCGACGAGCATAGCAGATCTTTCCTTAACTGGTATATTTGGTACAACAGAGTATAAGCTTAAAGGCGGCGATGATACGGATTATAGACAAAACGAATTTAGCGCATGGCTTAGTTATCCTATAATGAAAAATTTACAAGGACTTTTGATATATGATCAAGTATTTAAAGCTCAAGCTGGATATCCTAGTTTGACTCAAGTCGGCGTCGGGCTGATTTATAGTTTTTAA
- a CDS encoding 4Fe-4S dicluster domain-containing protein yields MIKMGSNLDKKHKFVICDPELCIGCKACMKACSKEAYKRGKLAKPRLDVIKMTNGVMPNQCRQCDDAPCALVCPSAALRNKNGYVEVYERLCIGCALCVNACPYGAIHLDSLEIPSNGSNLDEMDVCGDGFMSVAIKCDICDGRDEGSACVEVCPKGALVMLDPITNEHKYGKKLKDGQNMSNFISKILNCPPPQIIIAQKEKPPKETLETQQGEADA; encoded by the coding sequence ATGATAAAAATGGGGTCAAATTTGGATAAAAAGCATAAATTCGTGATCTGCGATCCTGAGCTTTGTATAGGCTGCAAAGCCTGTATGAAAGCGTGCAGCAAAGAGGCTTACAAACGCGGAAAATTAGCAAAACCGAGACTTGATGTTATAAAAATGACGAACGGCGTTATGCCAAATCAATGTCGCCAGTGCGATGACGCGCCTTGTGCGCTGGTATGTCCGAGCGCTGCTCTACGCAACAAAAATGGATATGTTGAAGTGTATGAGCGACTTTGCATAGGTTGCGCTTTATGTGTAAATGCTTGTCCATACGGTGCGATTCATCTTGATAGCTTAGAAATTCCATCAAACGGATCAAATTTAGACGAAATGGACGTATGCGGAGACGGTTTTATGAGCGTAGCGATAAAATGCGATATCTGCGATGGCAGAGATGAGGGAAGTGCTTGCGTAGAAGTCTGTCCAAAGGGCGCTTTGGTGATGCTTGATCCTATCACAAATGAACATAAATATGGTAAAAAACTCAAAGACGGACAAAATATGTCGAATTTCATATCTAAGATCCTAAATTGTCCGCCACCTCAAATCATAATAGCACAAAAAGAAAAACCACCAAAAGAGACGCTAGAAACGCAGCAAGGAGAAGCAGATGCTTGA